A part of Deinococcus cellulosilyticus NBRC 106333 = KACC 11606 genomic DNA contains:
- a CDS encoding carbohydrate ABC transporter permease — MLRNHDRMWGLVFLSPWMVGFLLFTAGPMLTSLWFSLTDYNLAKPDSVQFIGLRNWGHMLQDPLVGQSLLVTLKFLLWSVPIGLVFPLGLAVLLHSEHLMGKALFRTLFYAPQMIPGVAAALIYTAMFNPQGPINAFLNAIGIGAQDGFSDARLVMPALTIVGLAGIGNTMILMLSGLQSVPRELYESATIDGANGWTSFWRISVPMISPVIFYNLVLAVIGSFQYFTTAYLLYEGQGGPENSALFYMLNLYKEGFVFFNMGYASTLAWAMFVLCMIVTAVLFGTSKRWVYYAGGD, encoded by the coding sequence ATGCTCAGAAACCATGACCGCATGTGGGGACTGGTCTTCCTCTCCCCATGGATGGTGGGGTTCCTGCTTTTCACCGCAGGTCCGATGCTGACCTCCCTGTGGTTCTCCCTGACCGATTACAACCTGGCGAAACCCGATTCTGTGCAGTTCATCGGACTGAGGAACTGGGGACACATGCTGCAGGACCCTCTGGTGGGACAGTCTTTGCTGGTCACCCTGAAATTTCTGCTGTGGTCTGTGCCCATTGGACTGGTGTTCCCACTGGGTCTGGCTGTGCTGCTGCACTCCGAGCACCTGATGGGGAAGGCCCTTTTCAGAACCCTGTTTTATGCGCCTCAGATGATTCCCGGGGTGGCAGCAGCCCTGATTTACACGGCGATGTTCAATCCCCAGGGCCCAATCAATGCTTTTCTGAACGCCATCGGGATCGGTGCGCAGGACGGGTTCTCAGATGCCCGTCTGGTGATGCCGGCCCTGACCATCGTGGGGCTTGCAGGCATCGGGAACACCATGATCCTGATGCTCTCCGGGCTGCAGTCCGTGCCCAGGGAACTGTACGAATCTGCGACCATTGATGGAGCAAATGGCTGGACTTCGTTCTGGCGCATCTCGGTCCCGATGATCTCTCCGGTGATTTTCTACAATCTGGTTCTGGCGGTGATTGGTTCTTTTCAGTATTTCACCACCGCATACCTGCTCTATGAAGGGCAGGGAGGGCCAGAGAACTCAGCCCTGTTCTACATGCTGAACCTGTACAAGGAAGGCTTTGTGTTTTTCAACATGGGATACGCCTCAACGCTGGCCTGGGCGATGTTCGTGCTGTGCATGATCGTGACGGCGGTGCTGTTTGGCACTTCAAAACGCTGGGTGTACTACGCAGGAGGAGACTGA
- a CDS encoding carbohydrate ABC transporter permease, with amino-acid sequence MLKSATTPRASAGSALSRQTRKLLAAGTLTLFASMLLLVYLMPLFYSFSASLKGPGSNLDSMFVPTSAQSVTLKGNTYELYEVPFQNQTRTLALIEKRRAFSTFIDPGKPEEKIRWEGNWRKLTRATHFDPQWGNYPEAWKAIHFGRLFLNSFLIALIGMIATVASSTLVAYGFSRFDIPGKPILFLVLMGTIILPGEVTLIPLYTVYYRLGWVGTWLPLLVPLFFASAYNVFLLRQFFMSIPRDVDEAAMMDGAGPFRILVSIIVPQSWPALTATALFHFFYAWNDFFAPFLYLTGKPELATLPIGLASFSTVHGPNQSQLTQAASIMATLLPLVIFFLAQRVFMRGVVVTSLEK; translated from the coding sequence ATGCTGAAATCTGCAACCACACCCAGAGCTTCCGCTGGCTCGGCACTGTCAAGGCAGACCCGCAAATTGCTGGCCGCCGGAACCCTCACCCTGTTTGCCTCCATGCTGTTGCTGGTTTACCTGATGCCCCTCTTCTACAGTTTCTCTGCATCCCTGAAGGGTCCGGGGAGCAATCTGGATTCCATGTTTGTTCCCACGTCAGCGCAGAGCGTGACCCTCAAAGGGAACACGTACGAGCTGTACGAGGTGCCTTTTCAGAACCAGACCAGAACCCTGGCCCTGATCGAGAAACGCCGGGCTTTCAGCACCTTCATTGATCCAGGGAAGCCAGAAGAGAAAATCCGCTGGGAAGGAAACTGGCGCAAACTCACCCGTGCAACCCACTTTGATCCCCAGTGGGGCAACTACCCGGAAGCCTGGAAAGCCATTCACTTCGGAAGGCTGTTCCTGAATTCCTTCCTGATTGCCCTGATCGGGATGATCGCCACGGTGGCCTCCTCCACCCTGGTGGCTTACGGATTCTCCAGATTTGACATTCCGGGCAAACCCATCCTGTTTCTGGTCCTGATGGGCACCATCATCCTGCCCGGAGAGGTGACCCTGATCCCGCTTTACACGGTGTATTACCGTCTGGGATGGGTGGGAACATGGCTGCCACTCCTGGTTCCCCTGTTTTTTGCCAGTGCCTACAACGTCTTTCTCTTGCGCCAGTTCTTCATGAGCATCCCCCGGGATGTGGATGAGGCCGCCATGATGGACGGAGCAGGACCTTTCAGGATTCTGGTCTCGATCATTGTGCCTCAATCCTGGCCTGCACTGACCGCCACAGCGCTTTTTCACTTCTTTTATGCCTGGAATGATTTTTTTGCCCCATTTCTGTACCTCACCGGCAAACCCGAGCTTGCAACGCTGCCCATCGGTCTGGCAAGCTTCAGTACAGTGCACGGCCCCAATCAGTCCCAGCTGACCCAGGCGGCGTCCATCATGGCCACCCTGCTGCCCCTGGTGATCTTCTTTCTGGCCCAGCGTGTGTTCATGCGGGGTGTGGTGGTCACCTCACTGGAGAAATGA
- a CDS encoding beta-N-acetylhexosaminidase, whose amino-acid sequence MMILPLPQRLVPQSGFFTLDSSTSIQATAFATQTATILAEKLRASTGFSLPITNQPGGKGIVFQQSEEDLGPEGYRLEVTEHQVVLGASDEAGLFYAAISLLQLLPPAIFSQSQETADWHIPAQQIEDHPRFGWRGFMLDVSRHFMPVEFIKTVLDLLALHKLNVFHWHLTDDQGWRIEIKRYPRLTEVGAWRKNTLIGHGHTENKVFDDVPHGGFYTQAEIREVVEYARQRHITVIPEVDLPGHMQAAIAAYPELGNTGQQLEVCNFWGVIEHVLNPSEETLKFLEDVLTEVMDLFPSKYICIGGDECVKKEWRESEFAQQRIRELGLKNEEELQSYIIGRMDTFLHSRGRKLLGWDEILEGGLAPHATVLSWRGEKGGIQAARAGHDVVMVPQGYLYLDHYQSEDQSKEPLAIGGCNTLEKVYHYNPVGWAAGPEESRYVLGTQANLWTEYVNTPEHAQYMMFPRLCALSEMAWTAPQKHDYPAFLERLNVHLKRLDVLGINYRPLDEVVEV is encoded by the coding sequence ATGATGATTCTTCCTCTGCCCCAGCGTCTTGTTCCGCAGTCCGGTTTTTTCACACTTGATTCCAGCACCAGCATCCAGGCAACCGCTTTTGCCACCCAGACCGCCACCATTCTGGCCGAAAAACTGCGTGCCTCCACAGGATTCTCCTTGCCCATCACCAATCAGCCCGGGGGAAAAGGCATCGTTTTCCAGCAATCTGAAGAGGACCTGGGCCCAGAAGGATACAGGTTGGAGGTCACTGAGCATCAGGTGGTCCTGGGTGCCTCAGACGAGGCAGGACTTTTCTACGCGGCCATCAGCCTGCTTCAGTTGCTTCCTCCCGCAATTTTCAGCCAGAGCCAGGAGACCGCAGATTGGCACATCCCAGCCCAGCAGATTGAGGACCACCCCAGATTCGGCTGGAGGGGATTCATGCTGGATGTGTCCCGTCACTTCATGCCTGTGGAATTCATCAAGACCGTGCTGGACCTGCTGGCCCTGCACAAACTGAATGTCTTCCACTGGCACCTGACCGACGACCAGGGGTGGCGAATCGAAATCAAGAGGTACCCCAGGCTCACCGAAGTGGGGGCGTGGCGCAAGAACACCCTGATCGGGCATGGGCACACCGAGAACAAAGTGTTCGATGATGTCCCACATGGGGGCTTTTACACTCAGGCTGAGATTCGGGAGGTGGTGGAGTATGCCAGACAGCGACACATCACTGTGATCCCAGAAGTGGACCTTCCAGGACACATGCAGGCCGCCATCGCTGCCTACCCGGAACTCGGGAACACCGGACAGCAGCTTGAGGTGTGCAATTTCTGGGGTGTGATTGAGCATGTGCTCAACCCCAGCGAGGAAACCCTCAAATTTCTGGAAGACGTGCTGACCGAAGTGATGGACCTCTTCCCCTCGAAATACATCTGCATCGGGGGGGATGAGTGCGTCAAGAAAGAGTGGCGTGAAAGTGAATTCGCCCAGCAGCGCATTCGGGAACTGGGCCTCAAAAACGAAGAAGAACTGCAGAGTTACATCATTGGTCGCATGGACACCTTCCTGCACAGTCGCGGACGCAAACTCCTGGGGTGGGATGAAATTCTGGAAGGTGGACTGGCCCCCCATGCCACAGTGCTCTCCTGGAGAGGCGAAAAAGGTGGCATTCAGGCCGCAAGAGCAGGCCACGACGTGGTGATGGTCCCACAGGGATACCTGTACCTGGACCACTACCAGAGCGAGGACCAGAGCAAGGAACCACTGGCCATCGGGGGGTGCAACACCCTGGAAAAGGTCTACCATTACAACCCGGTGGGCTGGGCAGCAGGACCTGAAGAGTCCAGATACGTGCTGGGCACCCAGGCCAACCTGTGGACCGAATATGTCAATACCCCGGAACACGCCCAGTACATGATGTTCCCAAGGCTCTGTGCCCTCAGTGAAATGGCCTGGACTGCCCCCCAAAAGCACGATTACCCTGCATTTCTGGAACGCCTGAACGTCCATCTGAAGAGGCTGGACGTGCTGGGGATAAATTACAGACCGCTGGATGAAGTTGTAGAGGTGTAA
- a CDS encoding ROK family transcriptional regulator has product MGRPAALRAINRAQILKRVLREGALSRSELAERTEISSVTVTYIVNDLLEEGVLSEMGRTEGSSGRPAQKVDLNPRGGSILGMDLQPERVLYGVTNARRDRISYQVRNLMNAKDITQTVLEIVEQHMQQPPETGPVRYLCLAVPAPVNAAGEVGSPNSLPELQLADIQHLCQQAGILLKLDNDANLGAQAEQLLGAVRNEQHFAFLLERPTGIGLGLYLDGQLYRGQRGLAGELALVRWPSNRKAVPMEELSGAAQETALAYMVAGLALTLDLSAVVIHQDQAPEQSRLQERLQGLVTGNLRVVNSTLGQNAVVLGALVQGSELFEQALLALPEF; this is encoded by the coding sequence ATGGGACGTCCTGCCGCACTGAGGGCCATCAACCGGGCACAGATCCTGAAACGGGTGCTGCGTGAGGGTGCACTGTCTCGCAGTGAACTGGCCGAACGCACCGAAATCTCCAGTGTGACTGTCACGTACATCGTGAACGACCTGCTTGAAGAAGGCGTCCTCAGCGAGATGGGCCGCACCGAAGGCAGCAGCGGACGCCCCGCCCAGAAGGTGGACCTGAATCCCAGAGGGGGCAGCATTCTGGGGATGGACCTGCAGCCGGAACGGGTGCTGTACGGGGTGACAAACGCCAGGCGGGACCGGATCTCCTATCAGGTGCGCAATCTCATGAATGCAAAGGACATCACCCAGACTGTGTTGGAGATTGTTGAGCAGCACATGCAACAACCTCCAGAGACCGGACCTGTGCGTTACCTGTGCCTTGCCGTACCTGCGCCTGTCAATGCTGCAGGAGAGGTGGGATCGCCCAACAGCCTGCCCGAGCTGCAACTGGCAGACATCCAGCACCTCTGTCAGCAGGCAGGCATTCTGTTGAAGCTGGACAATGATGCCAACCTGGGTGCACAGGCAGAGCAGCTTCTGGGTGCGGTCAGAAACGAACAGCATTTTGCCTTCCTGCTGGAAAGGCCCACCGGAATTGGTCTGGGATTGTACCTGGATGGGCAGCTGTACCGTGGGCAGAGGGGCCTTGCTGGAGAACTGGCCCTGGTGCGCTGGCCCAGCAACCGCAAGGCTGTTCCCATGGAGGAGCTGTCAGGGGCAGCTCAGGAAACCGCTCTGGCTTACATGGTGGCAGGTCTGGCCCTCACCCTGGACCTCAGTGCTGTGGTGATTCATCAGGATCAGGCTCCTGAGCAGAGCAGGCTGCAGGAACGCCTCCAGGGTCTGGTGACCGGAAACCTGCGGGTGGTGAACAGCACCCTGGGCCAGAACGCCGTGGTGCTCGGTGCGCTGGTTCAGGGATCAGAATTGTTCGAGCAGGCGCTTCTGGCATTGCCAGAGTTTTGA
- a CDS encoding DUF1697 domain-containing protein, giving the protein MKWVALLRGINVGGNRKVPMADLRSALEAAGFEEIRTYIQSGKIIPT; this is encoded by the coding sequence ATGAAATGGGTGGCATTGCTGCGCGGAATCAACGTGGGCGGGAACAGGAAAGTGCCGATGGCAGACCTGAGATCTGCTCTGGAAGCAGCAGGATTTGAGGAGATCAGGACCTACATCCAGAGTGGGAAGATCATTCCCACTTAA
- a CDS encoding tyrosine-type recombinase/integrase, with translation MARKSKQPPSLPWGGEPRTRHDGRLEYRPWVQDPRTGEKVRLSICARTFDELLEKSRAKYLEYVKGGSLTTTQITFGEWLVYYAGHKSMEVRPTTQYCHQLFVRYAAPLHSTPLSKVSTQMLDHLYRELISAGYSLDTTAHARSFIGSALKLAVTYRHISFNPNTETTLPRMEGKRVAQVIPPEHLETIFSYLQETSSYYPIFYTILSLGLRFGEGLGLKWSDIDWQQETVSLERAVTAVNGKAWVTGLKTRSSRRTLALHPALVKLLKEHKQEQERKQQKDPGFNPDGWVFCSQYGTMLYPDNVRQRFKKAMRVSGITENYRIHDLRHSFASYLITVQGADPKTAADILGHSNPGITLRIYTHSAEAGRRKAVVKAADLVPKTEGKKAL, from the coding sequence ATGGCAAGGAAAAGCAAGCAACCGCCCAGCCTGCCCTGGGGGGGAGAACCCAGAACCCGGCATGACGGCAGGCTGGAGTACAGGCCGTGGGTGCAGGACCCCAGAACAGGCGAGAAGGTTCGGCTCAGCATCTGTGCCCGCACGTTTGATGAACTGCTGGAAAAATCCAGAGCCAAGTACCTGGAGTACGTGAAAGGGGGCAGTCTCACCACTACCCAGATCACTTTCGGGGAGTGGCTTGTCTACTATGCAGGGCACAAGAGCATGGAGGTCAGGCCCACCACGCAGTATTGCCATCAACTCTTCGTGCGCTACGCTGCCCCACTGCACTCCACACCGCTCAGCAAGGTCTCCACCCAGATGCTGGACCATTTGTACCGGGAGTTGATTTCTGCTGGGTACAGCCTGGACACCACCGCTCACGCCCGCAGTTTCATTGGCAGTGCTTTGAAGCTTGCGGTGACTTACCGGCACATCTCGTTCAACCCCAACACTGAAACCACCTTGCCTCGCATGGAAGGCAAGCGGGTGGCCCAGGTGATCCCACCAGAGCACCTGGAAACCATCTTCTCTTACCTGCAGGAGACCAGCAGTTACTACCCCATCTTCTACACCATCCTCAGTCTGGGGCTCAGGTTCGGGGAGGGGCTGGGCCTCAAGTGGAGTGACATCGACTGGCAGCAGGAGACTGTGAGCCTGGAGCGGGCGGTCACTGCTGTGAACGGCAAAGCGTGGGTGACCGGTCTGAAAACCCGCAGCAGTCGCCGCACCCTCGCACTGCACCCGGCACTGGTCAAACTCCTCAAGGAACACAAGCAGGAACAGGAACGAAAGCAGCAGAAAGACCCAGGGTTTAACCCCGATGGGTGGGTTTTCTGCAGCCAATACGGGACCATGCTTTACCCCGACAATGTGCGCCAGAGGTTCAAGAAGGCCATGCGGGTGTCCGGCATCACCGAGAACTACCGCATTCATGACCTCAGGCACTCTTTCGCCAGTTACCTGATCACCGTGCAGGGGGCTGACCCGAAGACCGCAGCAGATATTCTGGGGCACTCGAATCCTGGGATCACCCTCAGGATTTACACGCACTCCGCTGAGGCTGGGCGGCGCAAGGCCGTGGTGAAAGCGGCTGACCTGGTGCCCAAAACAGAGGGCAAAAAAGCCCTTTAG
- a CDS encoding DUF3800 domain-containing protein: MYLIYIDEFGTSGGRLDNPDEPIFGMTALFVHQNVWSDFERDLILLKRETIENIKIRNPEFNPDDKFEFHGVELIRGSGVFRFLDFPARLKCIEDILKLKQKYNIESANLHLNKNTIHMAFKMAEEMLSNSFHVDKQESHRIAGRFMYSVRERFTPYIIMFSMMLMTINEVLKHYNEKGIVLMDEHTQYKRIANLHAYAESRLEFNTLSNVLSAPAYISSHLHIPIQVSDIISYLLGRAEVSHLNGRNVKPEIIIDWINRYLEADGKGNDIMKNLSMGLFYDTTYKIIREMFPVRDEDVYFEDILYKFGKLLFENFKFKGRKEKGDETP; encoded by the coding sequence ATGTATCTGATCTACATTGATGAATTCGGAACTTCAGGTGGTCGCTTGGATAATCCTGACGAGCCAATATTTGGAATGACTGCTTTGTTTGTGCATCAAAACGTTTGGAGTGACTTTGAGAGAGATCTCATCCTCTTGAAACGAGAGACTATAGAAAATATTAAAATTCGAAATCCAGAATTCAATCCTGACGACAAATTTGAATTTCATGGTGTTGAGCTGATAAGGGGCTCTGGAGTCTTCAGATTCTTGGACTTTCCAGCACGTTTAAAATGCATTGAGGATATTTTAAAATTGAAGCAAAAGTACAATATTGAATCTGCAAATCTTCATTTGAATAAGAACACGATACACATGGCTTTTAAAATGGCCGAAGAGATGTTAAGTAATTCTTTTCATGTGGATAAACAGGAATCACATAGAATTGCGGGCAGATTTATGTATTCCGTGCGGGAAAGGTTTACTCCATACATCATTATGTTTTCGATGATGCTGATGACAATTAACGAGGTCCTAAAGCACTATAATGAAAAGGGTATTGTTTTAATGGATGAACACACTCAGTATAAAAGGATTGCAAATCTTCATGCCTATGCTGAATCACGACTGGAATTTAATACATTATCTAATGTTTTGTCTGCGCCTGCTTACATTTCTAGTCATTTACATATACCCATACAGGTATCTGATATAATTTCATATTTGCTTGGACGTGCTGAAGTGTCGCACCTGAATGGTAGAAATGTAAAACCCGAAATCATCATTGATTGGATTAACAGATATCTAGAGGCTGATGGAAAAGGAAATGATATTATGAAAAATTTGTCAATGGGATTATTTTATGACACGACATATAAAATTATTCGAGAGATGTTTCCTGTTCGTGACGAGGATGTTTATTTTGAAGACATATTGTATAAATTTGGGAAGCTACTTTTTGAAAATTTTAAATTTAAGGGTCGAAAAGAAAAAGGCGATGAGACCCCCTAA
- a CDS encoding LexA family protein — translation MHKFSRSSIPFDSVIPLVSEYLYAVISAGEPIGELSLERVGWVKVRADYCKNEYLYIKVAGHSMDDGSDHAIKDGDIVVINTADRDARVGKIYMWEHPSVGPCLKKLDHIDGELMLTSLNPAHKPFVPEDGSRPLGRFVGVLQPAGWIEYR, via the coding sequence ATGCACAAGTTCTCCAGGTCTTCCATACCCTTCGATTCTGTTATCCCCTTAGTCTCAGAGTATTTATACGCTGTCATCTCAGCAGGGGAGCCGATTGGAGAGTTAAGCCTGGAGCGTGTCGGGTGGGTGAAGGTCCGGGCAGACTACTGCAAGAATGAATACCTGTACATCAAGGTGGCCGGACACAGCATGGACGATGGATCAGACCACGCGATCAAAGACGGGGATATCGTGGTGATCAACACCGCTGATCGGGATGCCCGTGTGGGCAAGATCTACATGTGGGAGCACCCCTCTGTGGGTCCTTGCCTGAAGAAACTGGACCACATCGATGGGGAGCTGATGCTCACCAGTCTGAACCCAGCCCACAAACCCTTTGTTCCAGAAGACGGCTCCAGACCTCTGGGGCGTTTCGTGGGTGTACTGCAGCCTGCGGGCTGGATCGAATACCGATAG